In a genomic window of Xylophilus rhododendri:
- a CDS encoding SPFH domain-containing protein, giving the protein MEIAIVLLVLAAVFVSQSIRIVPQQNAWVRERLGKYLDTMTPGLNFILPFIDKIAYKHSLKEIPMDVPSQICITRDNTQLQVDGILYLQVTDPMRASYGSSNYLMAVTQLAQTSLRSVIGKLELDKTFEERDIINAQVVAAIDEAALNWGVKVLRYEIKDLTPPKEILLAMQSQITAEREKRALIAASEGRRQEQINIATGEREAYIARSEGEKQSIINKAQGEAGSITAVAEATAQAIERIAAAIRQPGGEQAVQLKVAERAVDAFAQVAAQSRTTLVVPHGMGEVSGLIASAMELVSTVKKG; this is encoded by the coding sequence ATGGAAATCGCCATCGTCCTCCTGGTCCTCGCGGCCGTGTTCGTCAGCCAGTCGATCCGCATCGTGCCGCAGCAGAACGCCTGGGTGCGCGAGCGCCTGGGCAAGTACCTCGACACCATGACGCCGGGCCTGAACTTCATCCTGCCCTTCATCGACAAGATCGCCTACAAGCACAGCCTGAAGGAGATCCCGATGGATGTGCCCAGCCAGATCTGCATCACCAGGGACAACACCCAGCTGCAGGTGGACGGCATCCTCTACCTGCAGGTGACCGATCCGATGCGGGCGAGCTATGGCTCGTCCAACTACCTGATGGCGGTGACCCAGCTGGCGCAGACCTCGCTGCGCAGCGTGATCGGCAAGCTGGAGCTGGACAAGACCTTCGAGGAGCGCGACATCATCAACGCCCAGGTGGTGGCGGCCATCGACGAGGCAGCGCTGAACTGGGGCGTGAAGGTGCTGCGCTACGAGATCAAGGACCTGACGCCGCCCAAGGAGATCCTGCTGGCCATGCAGTCGCAGATCACCGCCGAGCGGGAGAAGCGCGCGCTGATCGCGGCTTCGGAGGGCCGGCGCCAGGAGCAGATCAACATCGCCACCGGCGAGCGCGAGGCCTACATCGCCCGCTCGGAGGGCGAGAAGCAATCGATCATCAACAAGGCCCAGGGCGAGGCCGGCTCGATCACCGCCGTGGCCGAGGCGACGGCGCAGGCCATCGAACGCATTGCCGCCGCCATCCGCCAGCCCGGCGGCGAGCAGGCGGTGCAGCTGAAGGTGGCCGAGCGCGCGGTGGATGCCTTCGCGCAGGTGGCGGCGCAATCGCGCACCACCCTGGTGGTGCCGCATGGCATGGGTGAGGTGTCCGGGCTGATCGCATCGGCGATGGAATTGGTGAGCACCGTCAAAAAGGGCTGA
- a CDS encoding DoxX family protein, which yields MRPPLPLGKKLGLASVFLWFFIGGIAHFMFADAEARIVPEWIPWPETVVFVSGILELLGAAGLLFCRTRSAAGWGLILLTVAVTPANIFMLQHAADFPNVPLWALVARLPLQVGLAWLIYWSAAQSRRRRSGAAA from the coding sequence ATGAGACCACCACTGCCGCTTGGCAAAAAGCTTGGCTTGGCAAGCGTCTTTCTGTGGTTCTTCATCGGCGGAATCGCTCACTTCATGTTCGCGGATGCCGAGGCGCGCATCGTGCCCGAGTGGATTCCATGGCCGGAAACCGTGGTCTTCGTGAGCGGCATCTTGGAACTGCTGGGTGCTGCAGGCCTTCTATTTTGCCGCACCCGAAGCGCGGCTGGCTGGGGTCTGATCCTGCTGACGGTAGCAGTGACGCCAGCGAACATCTTCATGCTTCAACATGCAGCGGATTTTCCGAACGTGCCGCTTTGGGCCTTGGTGGCGCGCTTGCCGCTGCAGGTCGGTTTGGCGTGGCTGATCTATTGGAGTGCCGCGCAATCTCGGCGTCGTCGTAGCGGAGCGGCCGCGTAG